The Candidatus Thorarchaeota archaeon genome includes a window with the following:
- a CDS encoding prepilin peptidase — MGYTLPEVLAFLASTVFLSLVSYYDLKNRHVENMIMVVSVIIGTLLTLLSGHLFQFLLQHLLALSVTLLLATLLFRAGAIGGADFKSLLIISVMSPGAEFYDIINPLFEGVIVPMLQVLLMLVLGQIWCVFNRRNKADGEVTPPLLPFLLAGYLVLQTIPLLVIIML; from the coding sequence TTGGGATACACTCTTCCGGAAGTACTTGCTTTTCTCGCGTCAACAGTATTTCTTTCACTCGTCAGCTACTATGATCTCAAAAATCGCCATGTAGAAAACATGATAATGGTTGTAAGTGTTATCATAGGCACTTTGCTTACGTTACTATCAGGCCATCTTTTTCAGTTTCTGTTGCAACATCTACTTGCGTTATCAGTCACTCTTCTTTTGGCTACACTCCTTTTCCGAGCTGGTGCTATTGGCGGAGCTGACTTCAAATCGCTTCTCATCATATCTGTTATGAGCCCTGGTGCTGAATTTTATGATATTATCAATCCATTATTCGAGGGGGTGATAGTGCCTATGCTACAGGTACTTCTCATGCTCGTTTTAGGGCAGATTTGGTGCGTTTTCAACCGAAGAAACAAAGCAGATGGAGAGGTAACACCTCCCCTATTGCCTTTTCTCTTAGCAGGTTATCTTGTTCTCCAGACTATTCCTCTTCTAGTGATAATTATGCTATGA
- a CDS encoding CoB--CoM heterodisulfide reductase iron-sulfur subunit B family protein, with protein sequence MVVVIRVIYYPGCSLRNSYPEFEKSALEVSKKLDIHLEEIPEWNCCGVNFSLSDNIMRHLGAVRTLIDAQEELSPETGNEITTLCSMCYNVLKRTNVVLKTEPDTLENVNDYIDDVPNYEAKLDVSHFLQLLRDKVGFDTLFNEITNPLSDLKIAPYYGCALLRPENVAIDQRESPTIMEEFIHALGATPINYPYKTECCGNYHAAFRKEIVEIRSKSIVESAVSAGADLIISPCPLCTYNLGLGVKDLGKDVPVLFFTQVLAMALDVDPHLPPEREELVLKNLQGS encoded by the coding sequence GTGGTAGTTGTGATACGTGTAATCTATTACCCTGGTTGCAGCCTTAGAAATAGCTACCCCGAATTCGAAAAGAGCGCTTTAGAAGTCAGCAAGAAGCTGGATATCCATCTAGAAGAAATACCCGAGTGGAATTGTTGTGGTGTCAACTTCAGCCTTTCTGACAACATCATGCGTCACCTTGGTGCTGTTCGTACTTTAATAGATGCCCAAGAAGAGCTTAGCCCAGAAACAGGTAACGAGATTACTACTCTGTGCTCTATGTGCTACAACGTTCTGAAAAGGACCAATGTTGTGTTGAAAACAGAACCAGATACCCTAGAGAACGTAAATGACTACATAGATGATGTGCCCAACTACGAGGCGAAGCTTGATGTTTCTCATTTCCTGCAATTACTGAGAGATAAAGTAGGCTTTGATACGCTTTTCAACGAAATTACAAATCCACTTTCAGATTTGAAGATTGCACCTTACTATGGATGCGCTCTATTGAGACCTGAAAATGTTGCTATTGATCAACGAGAGAGTCCAACTATTATGGAAGAATTCATTCATGCACTGGGAGCTACACCCATCAATTATCCCTATAAGACTGAATGCTGTGGAAACTACCATGCTGCTTTTAGAAAAGAGATTGTTGAGATTCGAAGCAAATCCATAGTTGAATCTGCGGTTTCAGCTGGGGCTGACTTGATAATTTCTCCGTGCCCATTGTGCACGTACAATCTTGGACTTGGAGTGAAGGATCTAGGTAAGGATGTACCTGTTCTATTCTTCACCCAAGTTCTAGCAATGGCTTTGGATGTTGATCCGCATTTACCACCCGAAAGGGAAGAATTGGTTTTGAAAAATCTACAAGGGAGTTGA
- a CDS encoding fumarate hydratase C-terminal domain-containing protein: MAEYHLTTPISEEEARKLKVGDVIYVSGEHVYTARDEAHERALEMYEKGEKTPVEFEGSVVYHVGPVAQQKDGEWNIVSAGPTTSIRMEIFEDEFLRNYKARVIIGKGGMADRTLAALKEVGAVYCSFTGGCGALAARGLKKVRAYEWSDLGMPEALWVITAEEFGPLMVTMDSHGNSLHDDADERVSKRKAEVYSKIGVEE; encoded by the coding sequence ATGGCAGAGTATCATCTAACTACGCCGATTTCAGAAGAAGAAGCTCGCAAACTCAAAGTTGGCGATGTTATCTATGTTAGTGGCGAACATGTCTACACTGCAAGAGACGAGGCCCACGAGCGCGCGCTTGAGATGTATGAGAAGGGAGAAAAAACTCCTGTTGAATTTGAAGGCAGCGTTGTCTATCATGTAGGCCCAGTTGCACAGCAAAAAGACGGAGAATGGAATATTGTTTCCGCTGGACCAACAACAAGTATCCGAATGGAAATTTTCGAGGATGAGTTCTTGCGCAACTACAAAGCTCGCGTCATTATCGGAAAAGGTGGCATGGCTGATAGAACACTGGCGGCTCTCAAGGAAGTTGGAGCGGTTTACTGCAGTTTTACAGGGGGTTGTGGAGCTCTTGCTGCTCGAGGACTAAAGAAGGTCCGAGCTTATGAATGGTCAGATCTTGGGATGCCTGAAGCTTTGTGGGTAATCACAGCTGAAGAATTTGGGCCGCTTATGGTAACCATGGATTCCCATGGTAACAGCCTGCATGATGATGCAGATGAACGAGTAAGCAAGAGAAAAGCAGAGGTCTACTCGAAAATTGGCGTAGAAGAGTAG
- a CDS encoding FAD-binding protein codes for MTDPYPEHMMESVRRVNATRDERKDMEFDRIPEEESDELLRQWHPDYRKSDAAFFRELAVGPAKGKIVPTEVANVLEAHPRVNPSDVDLSEVEYSTELLVIGTGGAGLSAILWANNEGIAMEDILVSTALRLGDSNSKMSQGGIQACDGKDDSPMIHWLDVLSGGHWTNDRPLARDLVEKGPLAIKWLESLGATFDKEQDGDMQLLMAGGASRKRIHSCKDYTGLELTRVLMDEALSRDVNTLEFCPTVSLLTDGSGAVAGGLLWNMETEEYHVVRSKATVIATGGFGRLHVAGFPTTNHYAATCDGLVSAYRVGADIIHMQSTQYHPTGAAYPEQIVGLLVTEKCRSMGAQLVNDDGEAFIYPLEPRDVESAAELKEIGEGRGITTPTGQDGIWLDTPMIDKKRGEGALEDGLAAIYRLFTRFGIDPTEYPVLVHPTLHYQNGGIAINRDTQVVKPDGSPIENLFASGETTGGVHGDNRLMGNSWLEIVVFGRKSGISAAKHAKKAKMPKKSDLSLAHLDKYSKELEEAGIETERRTPIILPNYLGENTMKATGYGKEKPFKRRLDLFA; via the coding sequence ATGACAGACCCATATCCTGAACATATGATGGAATCAGTACGGCGAGTCAATGCTACCAGAGATGAACGCAAAGATATGGAGTTCGACAGGATTCCGGAAGAGGAATCCGACGAGCTTCTGAGACAATGGCATCCCGACTATAGAAAATCGGATGCTGCTTTCTTCCGGGAACTAGCTGTTGGCCCGGCAAAGGGCAAAATCGTGCCAACCGAGGTTGCAAATGTCTTGGAGGCCCACCCCCGTGTTAATCCTAGTGATGTAGATTTGTCCGAAGTAGAGTACAGCACGGAGCTTCTCGTGATTGGTACTGGTGGAGCAGGTCTTTCTGCTATCCTCTGGGCAAATAATGAAGGGATAGCAATGGAAGATATCCTTGTTTCAACAGCCCTTCGATTGGGGGACTCTAACAGCAAAATGAGTCAGGGTGGCATACAAGCGTGCGATGGAAAAGATGATTCTCCCATGATTCACTGGCTTGACGTCCTGTCTGGTGGCCACTGGACAAATGATAGGCCACTGGCTCGAGACTTAGTCGAAAAGGGTCCACTGGCAATCAAATGGCTTGAGTCGTTAGGAGCTACATTCGACAAGGAACAGGATGGAGATATGCAGCTTCTCATGGCAGGAGGCGCTTCACGAAAGCGAATACACAGCTGCAAGGACTATACCGGTCTTGAGCTAACTAGAGTTCTGATGGATGAAGCCCTTAGCCGGGATGTTAACACACTTGAGTTTTGTCCTACCGTTTCTCTTCTAACGGATGGAAGTGGCGCAGTTGCTGGTGGATTACTGTGGAACATGGAAACAGAAGAATACCATGTTGTGCGCTCAAAGGCTACCGTGATTGCAACAGGTGGCTTTGGCCGATTACATGTTGCTGGCTTTCCTACCACTAACCACTACGCAGCGACCTGTGATGGATTGGTTTCGGCTTATAGAGTGGGAGCAGATATCATTCACATGCAATCAACCCAATACCATCCCACTGGCGCGGCATATCCTGAACAGATTGTTGGTTTGCTGGTTACAGAAAAATGCAGAAGTATGGGAGCCCAGCTGGTCAATGATGATGGTGAAGCTTTCATCTATCCACTTGAGCCTCGCGATGTTGAATCTGCCGCGGAGCTGAAGGAAATCGGGGAAGGAAGAGGTATTACTACCCCAACGGGTCAAGATGGAATCTGGCTTGATACACCAATGATCGATAAGAAGCGGGGCGAAGGAGCTCTAGAAGATGGCCTTGCAGCCATATATCGGCTCTTTACACGGTTCGGCATTGATCCAACTGAGTATCCTGTCTTGGTACATCCAACACTTCACTATCAGAATGGTGGAATCGCGATTAATCGCGACACTCAGGTTGTAAAGCCAGATGGAAGCCCAATTGAGAATCTCTTTGCCTCCGGTGAAACCACGGGGGGTGTCCATGGTGACAACCGTTTGATGGGGAATTCCTGGCTTGAAATCGTTGTGTTTGGCCGCAAGTCTGGAATAAGCGCGGCAAAGCATGCAAAGAAGGCAAAGATGCCGAAGAAATCTGACCTTTCTCTTGCCCATCTGGATAAATACTCCAAGGAACTGGAGGAAGCTGGAATCGAAACTGAGCGTAGGACTCCGATCATCCTCCCGAATTATCTTGGCGAGAACACCATGAAAGCCACTGGTTACGGCAAAGAGAAACCGTTCAAGCGGCGACTTGACCTATTTGCCTGA
- a CDS encoding hydrogenase iron-sulfur subunit, translating into MTMTFEPKITAFLCKWCGYAGADMAGTSRIKYPPTVTPVRFPCTGRIDLSHILEALRESDGVLIAGCHTPNDCHYIRGNYQAFKRITVLKTFLKQMGINPKRVRLDWISASEGRKFAETIHDFTYELRDLGPFVMEQNEVIQ; encoded by the coding sequence ATGACAATGACTTTCGAACCGAAGATAACTGCCTTCTTGTGCAAATGGTGTGGATATGCTGGTGCAGATATGGCTGGAACAAGTCGTATTAAGTATCCACCAACCGTGACCCCAGTACGATTTCCGTGTACTGGACGAATCGATTTATCCCATATTCTTGAGGCCCTCAGAGAATCCGATGGTGTTCTCATTGCAGGATGTCACACTCCCAATGATTGTCACTATATTCGCGGAAATTATCAGGCCTTCAAACGGATTACTGTTCTCAAGACTTTCCTGAAGCAGATGGGAATAAACCCAAAACGTGTTCGTTTGGACTGGATTAGCGCTAGCGAGGGCCGAAAATTCGCTGAAACAATTCACGATTTCACGTATGAACTGCGTGATCTCGGACCTTTTGTTATGGAACAGAATGAGGTTATTCAATGA
- a CDS encoding Ni/Fe hydrogenase subunit alpha — MTELDIGPDNEIIRIQPCTRLEGEGKINIILDDDGNVKNAYFQVLDYRGFEGFLKGRQAEEVPRIASRVCGVCSWAHHMSAAKAMDHLFGLEPTPASKKLRELSYNAHNLHSHLLHFFVLASPDFFLSENSEPSTRNIIGLLQEHPDIAKDALKYHADAEKIQEIIAGKAVHPVIALPGGVSRLITEEERDTIEEMSKEILDFTLDFHDFFKANIIENEKYHDLFFGDMYRLETYYMGLVDENDQMNFYDGDLKVINPTGDESFTFSPNDYLDHIEEISQPWSYSKFPYLKNIGWNGFADGEESGIYRVNALPRLNVTDGMPTSIAQEVYEEFIETLGNPAHATLGYNWARLIESVYNIERMLEILDDPDIIHGKPRNKEGSFTGEGVGCVEAPRGTLIHHYKADEKARITSANLIVPTTMNNAAISLDVKKAAKALVHGGNVSEGILNRVEMAYRAYDPCLSCSTHSLPGKCPLELVFRDSDGNVIRRLGRGMN, encoded by the coding sequence ATGACTGAATTAGATATAGGACCTGACAACGAAATCATCAGGATTCAACCTTGTACTCGCCTTGAGGGTGAGGGGAAAATCAATATCATTCTTGATGATGATGGCAACGTGAAAAATGCCTACTTCCAAGTGCTTGATTACCGAGGCTTTGAAGGCTTTCTAAAGGGGCGACAAGCAGAAGAAGTCCCGCGGATTGCGTCACGAGTTTGTGGTGTTTGTTCCTGGGCCCATCATATGTCTGCTGCCAAGGCTATGGATCATCTTTTTGGATTAGAACCAACACCTGCTAGTAAGAAGCTACGTGAGTTATCTTATAATGCTCACAATTTACATTCACATCTTCTGCACTTCTTTGTTTTGGCCTCCCCTGACTTCTTCCTTTCCGAAAATAGTGAACCCTCCACTCGGAATATCATTGGATTACTTCAGGAACACCCGGACATAGCAAAAGATGCTCTCAAGTATCATGCCGATGCAGAAAAAATCCAAGAAATCATAGCAGGCAAGGCCGTTCATCCGGTCATAGCCCTACCTGGAGGAGTATCTAGGCTCATAACCGAGGAAGAGAGAGACACTATCGAAGAGATGTCGAAGGAAATACTGGATTTCACGCTAGATTTCCACGATTTCTTCAAGGCAAATATTATCGAGAACGAGAAGTATCATGATTTGTTCTTCGGTGACATGTATCGGCTTGAAACCTACTATATGGGGCTCGTTGATGAAAACGACCAGATGAATTTCTATGATGGCGATTTGAAAGTCATCAATCCAACTGGAGATGAGAGTTTCACCTTCTCACCGAATGATTACCTTGACCATATAGAGGAAATCAGTCAACCATGGAGCTATTCGAAATTCCCATACCTGAAGAATATCGGGTGGAATGGTTTTGCTGATGGAGAAGAGAGTGGCATCTACAGAGTGAATGCCTTACCTCGATTAAACGTGACAGATGGAATGCCAACATCCATCGCTCAGGAGGTATACGAGGAATTCATTGAGACGCTAGGCAACCCTGCTCATGCTACTTTAGGTTACAACTGGGCTCGATTAATTGAATCGGTATACAACATTGAGCGGATGCTTGAGATACTTGATGATCCCGACATCATTCATGGAAAACCCCGAAATAAGGAGGGCAGTTTCACAGGCGAGGGTGTTGGATGTGTTGAAGCGCCACGGGGTACATTGATTCATCACTACAAGGCTGACGAAAAGGCGCGAATCACTTCAGCCAACTTGATAGTACCTACTACCATGAATAATGCCGCAATATCATTGGATGTGAAGAAAGCAGCTAAAGCTCTGGTACACGGTGGGAACGTTTCCGAAGGAATTCTAAACCGTGTTGAGATGGCATATCGGGCCTATGATCCTTGTCTATCATGCTCAACTCACTCTTTACCTGGCAAATGCCCATTGGAACTAGTATTTCGAGATTCCGATGGAAATGTAATACGGCGACTTGGGAGGGGAATGAATTAG
- a CDS encoding 4Fe-4S dicluster domain-containing protein has translation MSQNQEVEKKDQPESEMATIYIMGKPYEVPSELTIMQAQEYAGYRLIRGVGCRGGYCGACTTIYRKKDDYKLHIDLACQTKVEDGMYLVQLPFVPAQKPKWDLEELEATSEEVIRIFPEITRCVSCNTCTQACPQNLEPMRAIQAIRRGDLEQAADLSFDCISCGACSARCPAEITHYHVFQLVRRLYGKYIQPKAEHVAQRVGEIEEGKFDDQMDELIELPEDRIRELFLDVRAGNEFSLDQNSGEE, from the coding sequence ATGTCACAAAATCAAGAAGTTGAGAAGAAAGACCAACCCGAGAGTGAGATGGCAACCATTTACATAATGGGTAAGCCATACGAAGTGCCAAGTGAGCTTACGATAATGCAGGCACAAGAGTACGCCGGTTATCGGCTCATTAGAGGCGTTGGTTGTCGGGGCGGCTATTGCGGGGCTTGTACCACAATCTACCGGAAGAAGGACGATTACAAGCTCCATATTGACCTTGCGTGCCAAACAAAAGTAGAAGATGGTATGTATCTTGTTCAGCTACCATTCGTTCCTGCTCAAAAACCCAAATGGGATTTGGAGGAGCTTGAAGCTACGTCTGAGGAGGTTATCCGTATCTTTCCTGAGATAACCAGATGCGTTTCGTGCAATACATGCACCCAGGCCTGTCCACAGAACTTGGAACCGATGAGGGCAATCCAAGCGATTCGGCGTGGAGATCTTGAGCAAGCTGCTGATCTGAGTTTTGATTGCATATCATGTGGTGCTTGCTCTGCAAGGTGTCCTGCGGAAATTACCCACTACCATGTGTTTCAACTTGTCCGTCGGCTCTATGGAAAATATATCCAGCCAAAGGCAGAACATGTTGCCCAGCGTGTTGGTGAAATCGAAGAAGGAAAGTTTGATGATCAGATGGATGAATTGATAGAACTGCCTGAAGATCGGATTCGGGAGCTCTTTCTCGATGTGCGCGCTGGCAATGAATTTAGTCTCGACCAGAATAGCGGTGAAGAATAA
- a CDS encoding CoB--CoM heterodisulfide reductase iron-sulfur subunit A family protein: protein MTDNEKETDERIGVFVCHCGRNIAETVDVEEVAARIGKHPSVVHSEDYDYMCSQPGQELIQNAITEHNLSSVVVAACSPSLHEHTFRDVVERVGMNRYKCEIANIREQDSWVHEDRVKATDKAVRIARTMIEKVASNEELDSIQVDLHRRALVIGGGIAGIQAALDIADAGHEVLLVEKESTIGGHMAKLAETFPTLDCASCILTPRMSEVANHPNIKLLTSSEVVGVEGYVGNFHVTIRKNPTYIDPDACNLCADCEDVCPEFTLSNFDEGLTFRRPIYIPFPQAIPSTYTIDIDACLNPMGMKHIVCSKCQEVCEADAINYDQKPEIIEEDVGVMIVATGYEIYSPKNIGEYGAGTYPDVITSLQFERLLSPNGPTSGIPRRPSDGKIPEKIAFIHCAGSRDENHNDYCSAICCMYSSKHALLFHEHYPNAEVCNFYIDLRASGKNYEQFINRVREDAGVNYIRGKVSKIFEQDGKVTVFGVDTLKGERLEEDFDMVVLALSMVAPKGLRDLATTLGAQYDEYGWIKEEHPKLRPVESPTSGIFVAGLAHGPKDIQTTVAQASGAASKALDLLSHDQISHPPMVSRVDRDLCSGCRLCVNVCPYGALSMDNGKAKVEDVLCEGCGSCASTCPAGAIEIINMTDSQTMDMIHAITGGL from the coding sequence TTGACAGATAACGAGAAAGAAACCGACGAGAGAATTGGCGTATTCGTGTGTCACTGCGGCAGAAACATTGCTGAGACGGTAGATGTTGAAGAGGTGGCTGCAAGAATTGGCAAACACCCCTCTGTTGTTCATAGCGAAGATTATGACTATATGTGCAGTCAACCTGGCCAGGAACTCATTCAGAATGCCATTACTGAACACAATCTCTCCTCTGTGGTGGTCGCAGCGTGTTCTCCTTCTCTTCACGAGCACACTTTTCGTGATGTGGTTGAACGAGTTGGAATGAATCGCTACAAATGTGAAATCGCAAACATCCGCGAGCAAGATTCATGGGTACACGAGGACCGAGTGAAGGCGACAGACAAAGCAGTACGAATCGCCAGAACTATGATTGAGAAAGTTGCATCTAATGAAGAACTAGATTCTATTCAGGTTGATCTTCATCGACGAGCCCTTGTTATTGGTGGCGGAATAGCCGGTATTCAGGCAGCTCTTGATATTGCGGATGCAGGTCACGAGGTACTCCTAGTTGAGAAAGAATCTACAATTGGAGGACATATGGCCAAACTGGCAGAAACATTTCCGACCCTTGACTGCGCGTCATGCATACTAACACCCCGCATGTCGGAAGTTGCCAACCATCCGAATATCAAGTTGCTTACTTCTTCAGAAGTAGTTGGTGTTGAAGGTTATGTCGGCAATTTCCATGTCACGATTCGAAAGAACCCGACTTATATCGATCCAGATGCGTGTAATCTCTGTGCTGATTGCGAAGACGTATGTCCAGAATTCACACTATCTAATTTTGACGAAGGCCTTACATTCCGAAGGCCAATCTACATACCATTCCCCCAAGCAATCCCTTCTACCTACACGATTGATATTGATGCGTGTTTGAATCCTATGGGAATGAAACACATAGTTTGCTCCAAATGCCAAGAAGTCTGTGAAGCAGATGCAATTAATTATGACCAGAAGCCTGAGATTATTGAAGAAGACGTAGGGGTAATGATTGTAGCAACAGGTTATGAGATTTATTCACCCAAGAATATTGGAGAATATGGCGCAGGTACATATCCTGACGTCATTACGTCGCTGCAATTCGAGCGATTGTTGTCACCAAATGGCCCGACAAGTGGTATTCCCCGACGTCCAAGTGATGGAAAAATACCCGAAAAAATAGCTTTCATTCATTGTGCTGGTTCACGAGATGAGAATCACAATGATTATTGTTCAGCCATCTGTTGTATGTATTCCAGTAAACATGCTCTACTTTTCCATGAGCATTATCCTAACGCTGAGGTATGTAACTTCTACATCGATTTACGAGCTTCAGGCAAGAACTATGAGCAGTTCATAAATAGAGTTCGCGAAGACGCTGGTGTTAACTATATTCGCGGTAAAGTCTCCAAGATTTTCGAACAGGATGGAAAGGTTACTGTCTTTGGAGTTGATACGCTCAAAGGGGAGCGTTTGGAAGAAGACTTTGATATGGTTGTTCTAGCTTTGAGCATGGTAGCTCCAAAGGGTCTAAGAGACTTAGCCACCACATTGGGAGCTCAGTATGACGAATACGGCTGGATAAAAGAGGAACATCCGAAATTGAGACCTGTCGAGTCTCCCACTTCTGGCATTTTTGTTGCAGGGTTGGCGCATGGTCCCAAAGATATCCAGACTACAGTAGCTCAGGCTAGTGGAGCAGCTAGTAAGGCACTAGATCTTCTATCACACGATCAGATATCACATCCTCCAATGGTTTCGCGAGTTGATCGGGATCTCTGTTCCGGTTGTCGACTGTGTGTGAATGTATGTCCGTATGGTGCGCTTTCAATGGATAATGGCAAAGCGAAAGTAGAGGACGTTCTATGTGAAGGCTGTGGTTCGTGTGCATCGACATGTCCTGCTGGAGCTATCGAGATAATCAACATGACCGATAGTCAAACCATGGATATGATTCATGCTATTACTGGAGGGTTATGA
- a CDS encoding hydrogenase maturation protease, giving the protein MPIGTSISRFRWKCNTATWEGNELAVTATKPIQRQKTIVYGWGNPIFGDDAAGIQTARQLKECNLPSTVEVVWSSSSPFSVAERFLGYDRAILIDAFVDAERESGEIIRFNGLADQKPLRMLTPHTASILEVLKIYKELYSLRFPSRVVVYGLCINKLEMTREITYELQTGINKVLNLIQCELTGESA; this is encoded by the coding sequence ATGCCCATTGGAACTAGTATTTCGAGATTCCGATGGAAATGTAATACGGCGACTTGGGAGGGGAATGAATTAGCAGTTACAGCAACTAAGCCTATTCAACGGCAGAAGACCATAGTCTATGGATGGGGAAATCCGATATTTGGTGATGATGCTGCAGGCATTCAAACTGCCAGACAGCTTAAAGAATGCAACCTGCCCAGCACAGTTGAGGTGGTATGGTCATCATCCTCACCTTTCTCTGTTGCAGAGCGATTCTTAGGCTATGATCGAGCTATTTTGATAGACGCTTTTGTAGATGCAGAAAGAGAATCTGGCGAAATAATCCGGTTTAACGGGCTCGCTGATCAGAAGCCCCTAAGGATGCTTACTCCGCATACCGCTAGTATTCTTGAGGTTTTGAAGATATACAAGGAACTCTACTCTCTACGATTTCCTAGCCGTGTGGTTGTATATGGTCTATGTATCAATAAACTAGAAATGACCCGCGAAATTACCTATGAACTCCAAACAGGAATTAACAAGGTACTCAATTTGATACAGTGCGAATTAACAGGTGAATCAGCTTGA
- a CDS encoding 4Fe-4S dicluster domain-containing protein encodes MSLNELEERISEISGVNVDACYQCGKCSAGCLFTAHMDLLPHQVLMYIQRGDESVLDKETPWICASCFTCSVRCPRGVDVAAVMESLRELRIRERGYETIDLRKVENLKDLPQIALTAAAQKLTW; translated from the coding sequence ATCAGCTTGAATGAATTGGAAGAAAGGATAAGTGAGATCTCTGGCGTGAATGTAGACGCTTGCTATCAATGTGGTAAGTGTTCCGCAGGCTGCCTTTTTACGGCTCATATGGACCTATTGCCGCATCAAGTGCTCATGTACATCCAACGGGGTGACGAAAGCGTCCTTGATAAGGAGACCCCGTGGATTTGTGCCAGTTGCTTTACTTGTTCGGTACGATGCCCGCGTGGTGTTGATGTTGCAGCCGTGATGGAGTCACTTAGAGAGCTAAGAATACGAGAAAGGGGCTATGAAACGATAGATTTGAGAAAGGTAGAGAATCTCAAAGATTTGCCCCAAATTGCATTGACCGCAGCAGCGCAGAAATTGACGTGGTAG
- a CDS encoding fumarate hydratase has product MKDPQQVITDATVRLLTKAATELPDEVETALREAYERETNENAKTQLSAILKNLEIASTGVPMCQDTGIMIFYLKAGYDFPYLSEVEDALAKATRKATENVPLRPNAVNPIVGGNSGDNTGEKIPWLNWELVPGDSLEITAFPKGGGSENVSIVGMLKPGVGLAGVKKLVVDNAMDYMGKACSPNIIGVGIGGGADISLKIAKKQLLRPLNQRHPEPEVAEIEEEIIEALNATGIGPMGLGGKTTVLDVKVDYAMRHPASLPVGVAVQCWAARRSTATISKDLEVEYLTHPLEGK; this is encoded by the coding sequence ATGAAGGATCCGCAGCAGGTAATCACAGACGCTACAGTTCGTTTGCTCACGAAAGCTGCAACGGAGTTGCCAGATGAAGTTGAAACAGCACTTCGCGAAGCTTATGAGCGTGAGACGAACGAAAATGCGAAGACGCAATTGTCTGCTATCCTCAAGAATCTGGAAATCGCATCCACTGGTGTACCCATGTGCCAAGATACTGGCATAATGATTTTCTATTTGAAGGCAGGATACGATTTTCCTTACTTGAGTGAAGTAGAGGATGCATTAGCGAAGGCGACGAGGAAGGCAACTGAGAATGTTCCACTCAGACCGAATGCCGTGAACCCTATCGTTGGAGGCAATTCGGGCGACAATACGGGCGAGAAAATTCCATGGCTCAACTGGGAATTAGTACCTGGTGATTCCTTGGAGATTACTGCATTTCCTAAGGGTGGGGGCAGTGAGAATGTAAGTATCGTCGGAATGCTGAAGCCCGGTGTCGGTCTGGCTGGTGTAAAGAAGCTAGTTGTTGATAATGCCATGGATTATATGGGGAAGGCCTGTTCTCCGAATATCATCGGTGTTGGAATTGGGGGTGGGGCCGATATTAGTCTGAAGATTGCAAAGAAGCAGTTGTTACGTCCACTTAATCAGAGGCATCCCGAACCTGAAGTAGCAGAAATCGAGGAAGAGATCATTGAGGCTTTGAACGCAACAGGCATCGGCCCAATGGGACTTGGTGGGAAGACCACAGTTCTTGATGTTAAGGTGGACTATGCTATGCGCCATCCTGCCAGCCTTCCAGTAGGAGTTGCTGTACAATGTTGGGCTGCAAGACGGAGCACGGCTACTATTTCGAAGGATCTTGAAGTAGAATATCTTACACATCCATTGGAGGGTAAGTAA